One genomic segment of Desulfomicrobium sp. ZS1 includes these proteins:
- a CDS encoding cadherin-like domain-containing protein: protein MYNGSGDDLRTQAQLQPLNEYATSGQIAGGVNDTPVIDPPVIDTNAQLSVDDTAAASLTGMLHATDSDNSAADFQYSIVSGPAHGVLMLNGVAITDFTNAVFTQDDIDKGLVTFKFVPTAGATAQAPTDDSFTFAVSDGEKTTDSQTFQIRNTVTQVWGTNGVDDLTGLVNDNPDSTFHVYGFGGNDTLRGGANGDTLDGGAGVDTADYSQSVAAVQVNLGLGTAQTGGDAEGDVLIGMEKVTGSTLGDTLIGDGQNNLLDGGGGYDVLHGGDGHDLMRGGGDELGNDTMYGGSGNDSLYGGRNSDSLMGGDGNDSLRGDRYSHTKGDGQDTLDGGAGNDAILGGAGNDLIIGGAGADTLNGWIGVDTADYSASDAAVNVDLARQGGGQTQSGGDAEGDVLTGIENLTGSNLGDVLKGDSAANVLSGLDGDDAITAGAGDTVDGGEGMDVLYSSDAALNVISTTHIQGVERVDLTGSAASLTVNGDAILSNGVIDPLDSSRKALVVNGDAGDVVHFSGDTWAWHVAAESQTLGDGKSYTVYEAAKDGETVRLYVRDGMVADSGLNEAPTIDNNATLHVNDTATASLTGMLHASDSDNSASDLTYSIVSGPAHGVLMLNGVAITDFTNAVFTQDDIDKGLVSFKFVPTAGATAQALTDDSCTFTVSDGERTTDSQIFQIRNTVTQVWGTNNADDLTALTNYDNPDSTFHVYGFGGNDTLRGGANGDTLDGGSGVNTVDYSASSAGVSVDLTLATAQSGGDAAGDIVANFRNIIGSNSGDTLEGDDNDNVLSGLSGNDTLTGGGGNDILTGGDGDDRFVMGANMASADSIDGGAGVDQLNYTYNSEDPNAAHALDRVTGVERIVLGDADTTIITTNGFATNNLYSPTRVVAIHADALTAGKALNLDASADLSDAIGSGYYVTGSAGNDTMIGGAGNDILAGKAGADRLTGGAGADRLNGGDGVDTADYSASEAAVNIDLRRAGAQFGGDAKGDILTGIESVIGSNHNDTITGSDGADVLHGMDGNDDVRAAFGDDTLDGGAGNDTLWGATGANLVLGGDGDDKLYGQGNNDTLVGGAGADLLDGGADVDTASYEGSGSGVNVDLTRQGGGQAQYGGDAEGDVLTGIENLTGSNLGDVLKGDSAANVLSGLDGDDAITAGAGDTVHGGAGLDVLYSSGATLDIANSTTISGVELIDLTGSAASLTVNGDAILSNGAIDPLDSGRKALVVNGDAGDVVAFSDDSWTWAVAEENQTLEGKTYTVYEGVKDGDTVRLYIQTGMVAPDVSGNEAPVIAVNEDLQVVDVETKSLMGSLQATDSDNSAADLAYSIVSGPAHGVLMLNGVAITDFTNAVFTQDDIDKGLVSFKFVPTAGATAQVLTDDGFTFTVSDGDNTTDSQIFQIRNAVTQVWGTNNADDLTALTNYDNPDSTFHVYGFGGNDTLRGGANGDTLDGGAGDDRFVMGAKMTNADSIDGGAGVDQLDYTYNAEDPNAAHALDHVTGVERIVLGDADTTIITTNGFATNNLHSPSRMVYIHADALTAGHALHLDASADLSDAINSGYYVTGSAGNDTMIGGAGNDRFEGKAGADSLTGGAGADRLNGGDGVDTADYSASEAAVNIDLRRAGAQSGGDAEGDVLIGIENVIGSDHDDTIIGSDGTNYLYGMDGNDDVRGTTYGDDTLDGGAGNDTLAGGNNNNLLLGCDGEDKLYGYSGNDTLVGGAGADMLDGGVGVDTASYEGSGSGVNVDLTRQAQSGGDAEGDVLIRIENLTGSNLGDVLKGNGVANVLNGLAGDDAITAGAGDTVDGGAGLDVLYSSGAALDIANSTTISGVERVDLTGSATSLAVNGDAILSNGVIDPLDSGMKALIVTGDAGDTVHFSGDTWAWHVAAKSQTLGDGKSYTVYEAAKDGETVRLYVRDGMVVDSGLIEAPTIDNNATLHVNDTATASLTGTLHASDSDNSASDLTYSIVSGPAHGVLMLNGVAITDFTNAAFTQDDIDKGLVTFKFVPTAGATAQALTDDGFTFTVSDGDNTTDSQTSQIRNTVTQVWGTNNADDLTALTNYDNPDSTFHVYGFDGNDTLRGGANADTLDGGAGIDTVDYSASEAAVNIDLRRVGVQFGGDAKGDILTGIESVIGSNRNDTITGSDGADVLYGMDGNDNVRAAYGDDTLDGGAGEDTLWGATGANLVFGGDGGDMLYGNGNNDTLVGGAGADLLDGGAGVDTASYEGSGSGVNVDLTRQDRNQAQYGGDAEGDVLTGIENLIGSNFDDVLTGDGQNNILDGGGGYDVLHGGDGHDLMRGDGELGNDTMYGGSGNDSLYGGRNSDSLMGGDGNDILQGDYYSHANGDGQDTLDGGAGNDTILGDAGNDLIIGGAGNDFIIGGAGADTLNGGDGIDTVDYSASEAAVNINLRRAGAQSGGDAKGDNLTGIESVICSNHDDTIIGSNGADVLYGMDGNDDVQAAYGDDTLDGGAGNDTLVGSNDSNLLLGGDGGDTLYGYSGNDTLVGGAGADLLDGGAFADTASYEGSGSGVYVDLTFQGENRAQYGGDADGDVLIRIENLIGSNFDDLLTGDGQNNILDGGGGYDVLHGGDGHDLMRGGGDELGNDTMYGGSGNDSLYGGRNSDSLMGGDGNDILHGDRYSHANGDGRDTLDGGAGNDAMLGGAGNDLIIGGAGADTLNGWIGVDTVDYSASDAAVSINLQLAGSQFGGDAEGDVLIDIESVIGSKHNDTIIGGNRLDYLYGRGGNDDIRAGYGDDTLDGGAGNDTLTGGWYKNLLLGGDGGDKLYGQAGNDTLVGGAGADLLDGGTQIDTADYSASTAKVNVDLSLATAQMGGGDGNHALGDTLIRIENLTGSNFGDVLKGDSAANVLSGLAGDDSITAGAGDTVDGGAGRDVLYSSDAALDIANSTTISGVERVDLMGSATSLTVNGDAIFGNGILDPMGGAMKALIVNGDARDVVALSGDTWAWRVAANSQTLGDGKSYAVYEATKDGETVRLYVQAGVLFQLGVLKGSASVGEIYGVAETQGTGGAGEISGYIDESLQLKLSMNPDQDISPLGDDSYISYELHVVDVCMPITDGPCITDVELTMLPADWFSYTTSDLPAYEFYISDELYVVDVCMPITDGPCITDVELTMLPTDWFSYTTSDLPADEFYISDEFYVVDVCMPITDGPCTTDVELTMLDTDWPGYTTSDLPADDFYISELHVLDVCMPGTEGPGYNDGFLDFMRSVTADYRESPASVHVDLNLQDGVTAQSGGDPGNTADGDVLQNILWLFGSNFDDTLVCAKNAGAVTNIFAEDGNDTIYGDGGIYWLYGGAGDDVLYGGLGHSFRSLHGDAGDDILHLNLNGKDFFGGESTILPGHIGALDGGDGFDTLILDGRDGDGVTLDLSRLAKAGTITGIERLDITGDADDANILTLKASDVLDTTDGANTLWVRGDGNDTVTTTDTGWTHVGVETGADGQQYNHYSGYVDSTLVNLMIDADLANQNIVHS, encoded by the coding sequence ATGTACAACGGATCCGGCGACGATCTCAGAACCCAGGCGCAGTTGCAGCCCTTGAACGAATACGCCACCTCCGGCCAGATTGCCGGGGGCGTGAACGACACCCCCGTGATCGACCCCCCCGTGATCGACACCAACGCCCAACTATCCGTGGACGACACGGCTGCGGCATCCCTGACCGGAATGCTGCATGCCACGGACTCGGACAACAGCGCGGCGGATTTCCAGTATTCCATCGTCAGCGGCCCGGCCCACGGCGTTTTGATGCTGAACGGCGTGGCCATCACGGACTTCACGAACGCGGTCTTCACCCAGGACGACATCGACAAGGGCCTCGTGACCTTCAAGTTCGTTCCCACGGCCGGGGCCACGGCCCAGGCGCCGACGGACGACAGCTTCACCTTCGCGGTGAGCGACGGCGAGAAAACCACCGACAGCCAGACCTTCCAGATCCGCAATACCGTGACGCAGGTCTGGGGCACGAACGGCGTCGACGACTTGACCGGGCTGGTGAACGACAATCCCGACTCCACCTTCCACGTGTACGGTTTTGGCGGCAACGACACCCTGCGTGGCGGGGCCAATGGCGACACCCTGGACGGCGGGGCGGGCGTCGACACGGCGGACTACAGCCAAAGCGTTGCGGCGGTACAGGTGAATCTGGGCTTGGGCACGGCACAGACCGGCGGCGACGCCGAGGGCGATGTGCTCATCGGTATGGAAAAAGTCACTGGCTCGACCTTGGGCGATACGCTCATCGGCGACGGTCAAAACAACCTTCTGGATGGCGGCGGAGGCTACGACGTCTTGCATGGCGGCGACGGCCACGACCTCATGCGTGGTGGCGGTGACGAACTCGGCAACGACACCATGTATGGCGGCAGCGGCAACGATTCCCTGTACGGCGGACGGAATTCCGACTCCCTGATGGGTGGCGACGGCAACGATAGCCTACGAGGCGACCGTTATAGCCATACCAAAGGCGATGGCCAGGACACTTTGGATGGCGGCGCGGGCAACGATGCCATACTCGGCGGCGCTGGCAATGATCTCATCATCGGCGGCGCAGGCGCCGACACGCTCAACGGCTGGATTGGCGTCGACACGGCAGACTACAGCGCCAGCGATGCGGCGGTGAACGTGGACCTGGCCCGCCAGGGCGGGGGCCAGACCCAGAGCGGCGGAGACGCCGAGGGCGACGTGTTGACCGGCATCGAGAACCTGACCGGTTCGAACTTAGGCGACGTGCTCAAAGGCGACAGCGCCGCCAACGTCCTTAGCGGCCTGGACGGCGACGACGCCATCACGGCCGGCGCGGGCGACACCGTTGACGGCGGCGAGGGCATGGATGTGCTTTACAGCAGCGATGCGGCCCTGAACGTCATCTCCACCACGCATATCCAGGGCGTGGAGCGCGTCGACCTCACCGGCAGCGCCGCCAGCCTGACCGTGAACGGCGACGCCATCCTGAGCAACGGGGTCATCGATCCCTTGGACAGTAGCAGGAAGGCGCTGGTCGTCAACGGCGATGCCGGGGATGTGGTGCATTTCAGCGGCGACACCTGGGCCTGGCATGTTGCCGCGGAGAGTCAGACCCTCGGCGACGGCAAGAGCTACACCGTGTACGAGGCCGCCAAGGACGGCGAGACGGTGCGGCTGTATGTCCGCGATGGCATGGTCGCGGACTCCGGTCTGAACGAAGCGCCGACCATCGACAACAACGCCACGCTGCATGTGAACGATACGGCTACGGCATCCCTGACCGGCATGCTGCATGCCTCGGACTCGGACAACAGCGCTTCGGATCTCACATATTCCATCGTCAGCGGTCCGGCCCATGGCGTTTTGATGCTGAACGGCGTGGCCATCACGGACTTCACCAACGCGGTCTTCACCCAGGACGACATCGACAAGGGCCTCGTGTCCTTCAAGTTCGTTCCCACGGCCGGGGCCACTGCCCAGGCGCTGACGGACGACAGTTGCACCTTCACCGTGAGCGACGGCGAGAGGACCACCGACAGCCAGATCTTCCAGATCCGCAATACCGTCACGCAGGTCTGGGGCACCAATAACGCCGATGATCTGACCGCTTTGACGAACTACGACAATCCCGACTCCACCTTCCACGTGTACGGTTTTGGCGGCAACGACACCCTGCGTGGCGGGGCCAATGGCGACACCCTGGACGGTGGCAGCGGGGTGAATACGGTGGACTACAGCGCCAGCAGCGCCGGAGTAAGCGTCGACCTGACCCTTGCCACGGCCCAGAGCGGCGGAGATGCTGCCGGCGATATCGTGGCGAACTTCCGGAATATCATCGGTTCGAACTCTGGCGATACTCTCGAGGGGGACGATAACGACAATGTGCTCTCCGGCCTGTCCGGCAATGACACGCTCACCGGTGGTGGCGGTAACGACATTCTGACCGGCGGGGACGGCGACGACAGATTCGTCATGGGCGCGAATATGGCCAGCGCGGATAGCATCGACGGCGGGGCCGGCGTTGATCAGTTGAACTACACGTACAATTCCGAGGACCCGAACGCCGCCCACGCGCTGGACCGCGTGACCGGCGTGGAGAGAATCGTTCTGGGCGATGCGGACACAACCATAATCACGACAAATGGCTTTGCGACGAACAACCTCTACTCTCCGACGCGGGTGGTGGCCATCCACGCAGATGCGCTCACCGCAGGCAAGGCCCTGAACCTCGATGCCTCTGCCGATCTTTCCGACGCCATCGGCAGCGGCTACTACGTCACCGGCAGCGCGGGCAATGACACCATGATCGGCGGGGCCGGCAACGACATTCTTGCGGGCAAGGCCGGCGCGGACCGCCTGACCGGCGGGGCTGGCGCCGACAGGCTCAACGGCGGGGATGGCGTAGACACAGCCGACTACAGCGCCAGCGAAGCGGCGGTGAACATCGACCTGCGGCGCGCCGGCGCCCAGTTCGGTGGTGACGCCAAGGGCGACATCCTGACCGGCATCGAGAGCGTCATCGGCTCGAACCACAACGATACCATTACCGGAAGCGACGGAGCGGACGTTCTGCACGGCATGGACGGCAATGACGATGTCCGGGCCGCCTTCGGCGACGATACCTTGGATGGCGGCGCTGGCAATGACACCCTGTGGGGCGCCACGGGCGCAAACCTCGTGCTTGGCGGCGACGGTGACGACAAGCTTTACGGACAGGGCAACAACGACACTTTGGTCGGCGGGGCCGGGGCGGACTTGCTGGACGGCGGAGCGGACGTCGACACGGCCAGCTATGAAGGCAGCGGGTCGGGAGTGAACGTGGACCTGACCCGCCAGGGCGGGGGCCAGGCCCAGTATGGCGGCGACGCCGAGGGCGACGTGTTGACCGGCATCGAGAACCTGACCGGTTCGAACTTAGGCGACGTGCTCAAAGGCGACAGCGCCGCCAACGTCCTTAGCGGCCTGGACGGCGACGACGCCATCACGGCCGGCGCGGGCGACACGGTTCACGGCGGCGCGGGCCTGGATGTGCTTTACAGCAGCGGCGCGACCCTGGATATCGCCAATTCCACGACCATTTCAGGCGTGGAGCTGATCGACCTCACGGGCAGCGCCGCCAGCCTGACCGTGAACGGCGACGCCATCCTGAGCAACGGGGCCATTGATCCCTTGGACAGCGGCAGGAAGGCGCTGGTCGTCAACGGCGATGCCGGGGACGTGGTGGCGTTCAGCGACGACAGCTGGACCTGGGCTGTCGCGGAAGAAAACCAGACTCTCGAAGGCAAGACCTACACCGTGTACGAAGGCGTGAAGGACGGCGATACGGTGCGGCTCTATATCCAGACCGGCATGGTGGCTCCGGACGTTAGCGGCAACGAGGCCCCGGTGATAGCCGTGAACGAAGATCTTCAAGTGGTTGACGTTGAAACGAAGTCCCTGATGGGTTCGCTTCAGGCCACGGACTCGGACAACAGCGCGGCGGATCTTGCATATTCCATCGTCAGCGGCCCGGCCCACGGCGTTTTGATGCTGAACGGCGTGGCCATCACGGACTTCACCAACGCAGTCTTCACCCAGGACGACATCGACAAGGGCCTCGTGTCCTTCAAGTTCGTTCCCACGGCCGGGGCCACGGCCCAGGTCCTGACGGACGACGGTTTCACCTTCACCGTGAGCGACGGCGACAACACCACCGACAGCCAGATCTTCCAGATCCGCAATGCCGTGACGCAGGTCTGGGGCACCAATAACGCCGATGATCTGACCGCTTTGACGAACTACGACAATCCCGACTCCACCTTCCACGTGTACGGTTTTGGCGGCAACGACACCCTGCGTGGCGGGGCCAATGGCGACACGCTGGATGGCGGGGCGGGCGACGACAGATTCGTCATGGGCGCGAAAATGACCAACGCGGACAGCATCGACGGCGGGGCCGGCGTTGATCAGTTGGACTACACGTACAATGCCGAGGACCCGAACGCCGCCCATGCGCTGGACCATGTGACCGGCGTGGAGAGAATCGTCCTGGGTGATGCGGACACAACCATAATCACGACAAATGGCTTTGCGACGAACAACCTCCACTCCCCGTCGCGCATGGTGTACATCCACGCCGATGCGCTCACCGCAGGCCACGCTTTGCATCTCGACGCATCTGCCGATCTTTCCGACGCCATCAACAGCGGTTACTACGTCACCGGCAGCGCGGGCAATGACACCATGATCGGCGGGGCCGGCAACGACAGGTTTGAGGGCAAGGCCGGCGCGGACAGCCTGACCGGCGGGGCAGGCGCCGACAGGCTCAACGGCGGGGATGGCGTAGACACAGCCGACTACAGCGCCAGCGAAGCGGCGGTGAACATCGACCTGCGGCGCGCCGGCGCCCAGTCCGGTGGTGACGCCGAGGGTGACGTGCTGATCGGCATCGAGAACGTCATCGGCTCGGACCACGACGATACCATTATCGGCAGCGACGGAACGAATTATCTGTACGGCATGGACGGCAATGACGATGTCCGGGGGACCACTTATGGCGATGACACTCTGGATGGCGGCGCGGGCAACGATACCCTGGCCGGCGGCAATAATAACAATCTCCTGCTTGGCTGCGACGGCGAGGACAAGCTTTACGGTTATTCCGGCAACGACACCCTGGTCGGCGGGGCCGGTGCTGACATGCTGGACGGCGGAGTGGGCGTCGACACGGCCAGCTATGAAGGCAGCGGGTCCGGAGTGAACGTGGACCTGACCCGCCAGGCCCAGAGCGGCGGCGACGCCGAGGGCGACGTGCTGATCCGCATCGAGAACCTGACCGGTTCGAACTTAGGCGACGTGCTCAAAGGCAACGGTGTCGCCAACGTCCTCAACGGCCTGGCCGGCGACGACGCCATCACGGCCGGCGCGGGCGACACGGTTGACGGCGGCGCGGGCCTGGATGTGCTTTACAGCAGCGGCGCGGCCCTGGATATCGCCAATTCCACGACCATTTCAGGCGTGGAGCGCGTCGACCTCACGGGCAGCGCCACCAGCCTGGCCGTGAACGGTGACGCCATCCTGAGCAACGGGGTCATCGATCCCTTGGACAGCGGCATGAAGGCGCTCATCGTCACCGGCGACGCAGGGGATACGGTGCATTTCAGCGGCGACACCTGGGCCTGGCATGTTGCCGCGAAGAGTCAGACCCTCGGCGACGGCAAGAGCTACACCGTGTACGAGGCCGCCAAGGACGGCGAGACGGTGCGGCTGTATGTCCGCGATGGCATGGTCGTGGACTCCGGTCTGATAGAAGCGCCGACCATCGACAACAACGCCACGCTGCATGTGAACGATACGGCTACGGCATCCCTGACCGGCACGCTGCATGCCTCGGACTCGGACAACAGCGCCTCGGATCTCACATATTCCATCGTCAGCGGCCCGGCCCACGGCGTTTTGATGCTCAACGGCGTGGCCATCACGGACTTCACCAACGCGGCATTCACCCAGGACGACATCGACAAGGGCCTCGTGACCTTCAAGTTCGTTCCCACGGCCGGGGCCACTGCCCAGGCGCTGACGGACGACGGCTTCACCTTCACCGTGAGCGACGGCGACAACACCACCGACAGCCAGACCTCCCAGATCCGCAATACCGTGACGCAGGTCTGGGGCACCAATAACGCCGATGATCTGACCGCGTTGACGAACTACGACAATCCCGACTCCACCTTCCACGTGTACGGTTTTGACGGCAACGACACCCTGCGTGGCGGGGCCAATGCCGACACCCTGGACGGCGGGGCGGGCATCGACACTGTTGACTACAGCGCCAGCGAAGCGGCGGTGAACATCGACCTGCGGCGCGTCGGCGTCCAGTTCGGCGGCGACGCCAAGGGCGACATCCTGACCGGCATCGAGAGCGTCATCGGCTCGAACCGCAACGATACCATCACCGGAAGCGACGGAGCGGACGTTCTGTACGGCATGGACGGCAATGACAATGTCCGGGCCGCCTATGGCGACGATACCCTGGATGGCGGCGCGGGCGAAGATACCCTGTGGGGCGCCACGGGCGCAAACCTCGTGTTTGGCGGCGACGGCGGCGACATGCTTTACGGCAATGGCAACAACGACACCCTGGTCGGCGGGGCCGGGGCGGACTTGCTGGACGGTGGAGCGGGCGTCGACACGGCCAGCTATGAAGGCAGCGGGTCGGGAGTGAACGTGGACCTGACCCGCCAGGACCGAAACCAAGCCCAGTATGGCGGCGACGCCGAGGGCGACGTGTTGACCGGAATCGAGAACCTCATCGGTTCGAACTTTGACGATGTGCTCACCGGCGACGGTCAAAACAACATTCTGGATGGCGGCGGAGGCTACGACGTCTTGCATGGCGGCGACGGCCACGACCTCATGCGTGGAGATGGCGAACTCGGCAACGACACCATGTATGGCGGCAGCGGCAACGATTCCCTGTACGGCGGACGGAATTCCGACTCCCTGATGGGTGGCGACGGCAACGATATCCTACAAGGCGACTATTATAGCCATGCCAACGGCGATGGCCAGGACACTTTGGATGGCGGCGCGGGCAACGATACAATACTCGGCGACGCCGGCAATGATCTCATCATCGGCGGCGCCGGCAATGATTTCATCATCGGCGGCGCTGGTGCCGACACGCTCAACGGCGGGGATGGCATCGACACTGTTGACTACAGCGCCAGCGAAGCGGCGGTGAACATCAACCTGCGGCGCGCCGGCGCCCAGAGCGGCGGCGACGCCAAGGGCGACAACCTGACCGGCATCGAGAGCGTCATCTGCTCGAACCACGACGATACCATCATCGGAAGCAACGGAGCGGACGTTCTGTACGGCATGGACGGCAATGACGATGTCCAGGCCGCTTATGGCGATGACACTCTGGATGGCGGCGCGGGCAACGATACCTTGGTCGGCAGCAATGATAGCAATCTCCTGCTTGGCGGCGACGGCGGCGACACGCTTTACGGTTATTCCGGCAACGACACCCTGGTCGGCGGGGCCGGGGCGGACTTGCTGGACGGTGGAGCGTTCGCCGACACGGCCAGCTATGAAGGCAGCGGGTCCGGAGTGTACGTGGACCTGACCTTCCAGGGCGAAAACCGGGCCCAGTATGGCGGCGACGCCGATGGCGATGTGTTGATCCGCATCGAGAACCTTATCGGTTCGAACTTTGACGATTTGCTTACCGGCGACGGTCAAAACAACATTCTGGATGGCGGCGGAGGCTACGACGTCTTGCATGGCGGCGACGGCCACGACCTCATGCGTGGTGGCGGTGACGAACTCGGCAACGACACCATGTATGGCGGCAGCGGCAACGATTCCCTGTACGGCGGACGGAATTCCGACTCCCTGATGGGTGGCGACGGCAACGATATCCTGCATGGCGACCGTTATAGCCATGCCAACGGCGATGGCCGGGACACTTTGGATGGCGGCGCTGGCAACGATGCCATGCTCGGCGGCGCCGGCAATGATCTCATCATCGGCGGCGCAGGCGCCGACACGCTCAACGGCTGGATTGGCGTCGATACTGTTGACTACAGCGCCAGCGATGCGGCGGTGAGCATCAACCTGCAGCTCGCCGGCTCCCAGTTCGGCGGCGACGCCGAGGGCGACGTGCTGATCGACATCGAGAGCGTCATCGGCTCGAAACACAACGATACCATTATCGGCGGCAATAGACTGGATTATCTGTACGGCAGGGGCGGCAATGACGATATCCGGGCCGGCTACGGCGACGACACTCTGGATGGCGGCGCGGGCAACGACACCCTGACCGGCGGCTGGTATAAGAACCTCCTGCTTGGCGGCGACGGCGGGGACAAGCTTTATGGCCAGGCCGGCAACGACACCCTGGTCGGCGGGGCCGGGGCGGACCTGCTGGATGGCGGAACGCAGATCGACACGGCGGACTACAGCGCCAGCACCGCCAAGGTGAATGTGGACCTGAGCCTGGCCACGGCCCAAATGGGCGGCGGCGACGGCAACCACGCTCTTGGCGACACGCTGATCCGCATCGAGAACCTGACCGGTTCGAACTTTGGCGATGTGCTCAAAGGCGACAGCGCCGCCAACGTCCTTAGCGGCCTGGCCGGCGATGACTCCATCACGGCCGGCGCGGGCGACACGGTTGACGGCGGCGCGGGCCGTGATGTGCTTTACAGCAGCGATGCGGCCCTGGATATCGCCAATTCCACGACCATTTCAGGCGTGGAGCGCGTCGACCTCATGGGCAGCGCCACCAGCCTGACCGTGAACGGCGACGCCATTTTCGGCAACGGCATCCTTGATCCCATGGGCGGGGCCATGAAGGCGCTCATCGTCAACGGCGATGCCAGGGACGTGGTGGCTCTAAGCGGCGACACCTGGGCCTGGCGTGTTGCCGCAAACAGTCAGACCCTCGGCGACGGCAAGAGCTACGCCGTGTACGAGGCCACCAAGGACGGCGAGACGGTGCGGCTGTATGTCCAGGCGGGCGTGCTCTTCCAGCTCGGGGTTCTCAAGGGTTCCGCCAGCGTCGGCGAAATCTACGGTGTTGCGGAGACACAGGGAACCGGAGGTGCGGGCGAAATCTCCGGATATATCGACGAATCCCTGCAATTGAAGCTCAGCATGAACCCCGATCAAGATATCTCGCCTTTGGGGGATGATTCCTACATTTCTTATGAGCTTCACGTTGTTGATGTATGTATGCCTATCACTGATGGTCCGTGTATCACCGATGTAGAGTTAACAATGCTCCCTGCTGATTGGTTTAGTTACACAACATCTGACCTTCCAGCATATGAATTTTACATTTCTGATGAGTTATACGTTGTTGATGTATGTATGCCTATCACTGATGGTCCGTGTATCACCGATGTAGAGTTAACAATGCTCCCTACTGATTGGTTTAGTTACACAACATCTGACCTTCCAGCAGATGAATTTTACATTTCTGATGAGTTTTACGTTGTTGATGTATGTATGCCTATCACTGATGGTCCGTGTACCACCGATGTAGAGTTAACAATGCTTGATACTGATTGGCCTGGTTACACCACGTCAGACCTTCCAGCAGATGATTTTTACATTTCTGAGCTTCACGTTCTTGATGTATGTATGCCCGGCACTGAGGGACCGGGTTACAACGATGGATTTCTTGACTTCATGAGAAGCGTCACCGCCGATTACAGGGAAAGTCCTGCGTCGGTGCATGTGGACCTGAATCTCCAGGACGGCGTCACGGCCCAGAGCGGGGGCGATCCCGGCAACACCGCCGATGGGGATGTTCTTCAGAACATCCTTTGGCTCTTTGGATCGAACTTCGATGACACGCTCGTCTGCGCCAAGAACGCCGGCGCTGTAACCAATATCTTCGCAGAGGATGGCAACGACACCATTTACGGCGACGGGGGCATCTATTGGCTCTATGGTGGCGCCGGCGACGACGTGCTTTACGGCGGCTTGGGACACAGTTTCCGCTCCCTCCATGGCGACGCCGGCGACGACATTCTGCATCTGAATCTGAACGGCAAGGATTTTTTTGGAGGCGAATCGACCATCCTGCCGGGGCATATCGGCGCACTCGACGGCGGAGATGGATTCGACACCCTGATTCTGGACGGCCGCGACGGCGACGGGGTGACGCTTGACCTCTCCCGTCTCGCCAAGGCGGGGACGATCACCGGCATCGAGCGCCTGGACATCACCGGCGACGCCGATGACGCCAACATCCTGACCCTCAAGGCCTCGGACGTGCTGGACACCACGGACGGCGCGAACACCCTCTGGGTGCGCGGCGACGGGAACGATACCGTGACGACCACGGACACGGGCTGGACCCATGTCGGGGTGGAGACCGGAGCCGACGGACAGCAGTACAATCATTACTCGGGGTATGTGGATTCGACCCTGGTCAATCTGATGATCGACGCGGATTTGGCCAATCAGAACATCGTGCACTCGTAG